The Hymenobacter oligotrophus genome has a window encoding:
- a CDS encoding penicillin-binding protein gives MSKQGSVKKSIVTRVRLAFLGVLLFSCAVVWKIQRIQYQEGERWRALEQERRIVYQPVFATRGNIFSDNESIMATSLPFYRVAWDPSVVSDELFNRKADSLALLLSRFFGDRSKDEYLRKLKNAHNPKARVRYVRLNSRQINFQEKKLLATWPIFRAGKNRGGVIFEKVDKRFRPFGGLAQRTIGFINEEKHGAGLEYTFNKQLAGKDGEALFERLPGGLKPVYDAAEVKPLDGYDIKTTIDINLQDVAENALLRSLMDNNAQYGTVILMEVKTGEIKAVANLGKVADGVYREDYNYAIADQGRTEPGSTFKLASMMALFEDNPELDLNDSVNTGRTGSMKIAGAVKTDSHPYGKISVQQVFEKSSNIGVAKLVNDHFSPEPNKYTDYLKKFGLHQPLGFQMSGEARPYIKDPKDRSWSRTSLSTMSIGYELKLAPLQTLAFYNAVANNGVKVQPIIVREIKQADQVLERFETKVLNPKICSESTLAKVKAMMEGVVENGTARGIRTLDYKIAGKTGTAWKFKNGRYTKTYSTSFCGYFPADKPKYSCIVVVDSPKNGRIYGADVAAPVFREVADKAMARDQASQRPLLARAPLRKAMVPAAHAGMQEDLQLVCSRLGVSNHAEGSSADEWVRADTQQGIKALQWQPMPVRRGRVPNVAGLTRRDALFMLENRGLRVRTVGTGRVTRQSLPAGAPAQRGATIILELKDPTLVAKAALPVLPYAPPRPTVAPEPTVIPEPVSASGQPIARPEGQGTLYPGLKPARSR, from the coding sequence ATGAGCAAGCAGGGTAGCGTTAAGAAGTCCATCGTTACGCGGGTGCGGCTCGCCTTTTTGGGCGTGCTGCTGTTTTCGTGCGCCGTCGTCTGGAAGATTCAGCGCATTCAGTACCAAGAGGGGGAACGGTGGCGGGCCCTCGAGCAGGAGCGCCGCATTGTGTACCAGCCGGTGTTTGCCACCCGCGGCAACATCTTCTCCGATAACGAAAGCATTATGGCTACCTCGCTGCCCTTTTACCGGGTGGCTTGGGACCCCTCGGTGGTAAGCGACGAGCTGTTCAACCGCAAGGCCGATTCGCTGGCTTTGCTGCTGTCGCGCTTTTTCGGCGACCGTAGCAAGGACGAATACCTGCGCAAGCTGAAAAACGCGCACAACCCCAAAGCGCGGGTCCGTTACGTGCGTCTCAACTCGCGGCAGATCAACTTTCAGGAGAAAAAACTGCTGGCGACCTGGCCCATTTTCCGGGCCGGCAAAAACCGCGGCGGCGTCATCTTCGAGAAGGTGGATAAGCGCTTCCGGCCGTTTGGCGGTTTGGCGCAGCGTACCATTGGCTTTATCAACGAAGAAAAGCACGGCGCTGGCCTCGAGTACACGTTCAACAAGCAACTGGCCGGCAAAGACGGCGAGGCCCTGTTCGAGCGCCTACCCGGTGGCCTGAAGCCCGTGTACGACGCGGCCGAGGTAAAGCCGCTCGATGGTTACGACATCAAAACCACCATCGACATCAACCTGCAGGACGTAGCCGAAAACGCCCTGCTGCGCAGCCTGATGGACAACAACGCGCAGTACGGTACGGTAATCCTGATGGAGGTGAAAACCGGCGAAATCAAAGCCGTAGCCAACCTAGGGAAAGTGGCCGATGGCGTGTACCGCGAGGATTACAACTACGCCATTGCCGATCAGGGCCGTACCGAGCCGGGCTCTACCTTCAAGCTGGCCTCGATGATGGCTTTGTTTGAAGACAACCCCGAGCTGGACCTGAACGACTCGGTGAACACCGGCCGCACGGGCTCGATGAAAATTGCCGGCGCCGTAAAAACCGACTCGCACCCTTACGGCAAGATTTCGGTGCAGCAAGTGTTCGAGAAGTCGTCGAACATTGGCGTGGCGAAGTTGGTGAACGACCACTTCAGCCCCGAGCCCAACAAGTACACCGACTACCTGAAGAAGTTTGGCCTGCACCAGCCCCTAGGTTTTCAGATGAGTGGCGAGGCCCGGCCCTACATCAAAGACCCCAAAGACCGTTCCTGGAGCCGTACTTCGCTTTCTACCATGAGCATCGGCTACGAGCTGAAGCTGGCCCCGCTGCAAACGCTGGCCTTCTACAACGCTGTGGCCAACAACGGCGTGAAGGTGCAGCCCATTATTGTGCGCGAGATAAAGCAGGCCGATCAAGTGCTGGAGCGCTTCGAAACCAAGGTGCTGAACCCCAAAATCTGCTCCGAATCTACCTTGGCTAAAGTGAAAGCCATGATGGAAGGCGTGGTGGAAAACGGTACGGCCCGCGGCATTCGCACGCTCGATTACAAGATTGCCGGCAAAACCGGCACGGCCTGGAAGTTTAAGAACGGCCGCTACACCAAAACCTACTCCACCAGCTTCTGCGGCTATTTTCCGGCCGATAAGCCCAAGTACTCGTGCATCGTGGTGGTCGATTCGCCCAAGAACGGCCGCATTTACGGCGCCGACGTAGCCGCGCCGGTGTTCCGCGAAGTGGCCGACAAAGCCATGGCCCGCGACCAAGCCAGCCAACGCCCGCTATTGGCCCGCGCGCCGCTGCGCAAGGCCATGGTACCCGCAGCCCACGCCGGCATGCAAGAAGACCTACAACTGGTGTGCAGCCGCCTAGGTGTCAGTAACCACGCCGAGGGTTCGTCGGCCGATGAGTGGGTGCGGGCCGATACGCAGCAAGGCATTAAGGCGCTGCAATGGCAGCCCATGCCGGTGCGCCGGGGCCGGGTGCCGAATGTAGCAGGCCTAACCCGCCGCGACGCGCTCTTTATGCTCGAAAACCGCGGCCTGCGCGTGCGCACAGTAGGGACGGGCCGCGTTACGCGGCAATCGTTGCCGGCTGGTGCTCCGGCGCAACGCGGTGCCACCATCATCCTGGAACTCAAAGACCCAACCTTGGTAGCTAAGGCTGCCTTGCCAGTGCTGCCTTATGCGCCACCTAGGCCTACCGTGGCTCCCGAGCCCACGGTAATACCCGAACCGGTTTCGGCTAGCGGCCAACCCATTGCCCGGCCCGAGGGCCAAGGCACGCTGTACCCCGGCCTAAAGCCTGCGCGCTCCCGCTAA
- a CDS encoding FtsL-like putative cell division protein — protein sequence MAVNTIRPTTHQPRQNTPREVVPPVLEPEELPEPEPTPEPKRTRPEREPEPRRQSTWSIFSVVEKVVNVDGLFRDGVPVRFLPHMLFVMFLILVYIGNTHYATRMNRSIQKLKVETEDLRADYTTLKSDYMEASKQSEVARKVAAYGLVESSSPPFRITVPAGGLDEAELDRLPVLTADSLAARAARDSAATDSAAQPITPPTEEEQH from the coding sequence GTGGCTGTTAATACTATTCGTCCGACTACGCACCAACCGCGACAAAACACGCCGCGCGAGGTAGTGCCGCCGGTGCTCGAGCCCGAGGAGCTGCCCGAGCCGGAGCCCACGCCCGAACCTAAGCGTACGCGCCCGGAGCGGGAGCCTGAGCCGCGTCGGCAATCGACGTGGAGCATTTTTTCGGTAGTTGAGAAAGTAGTAAACGTCGACGGGTTGTTCCGCGACGGCGTGCCCGTGCGCTTCCTGCCGCACATGCTGTTCGTGATGTTCCTGATTCTGGTGTACATCGGCAACACGCACTACGCCACGCGCATGAACCGCAGCATCCAGAAGCTGAAAGTAGAAACCGAAGACCTCCGAGCCGATTACACCACGCTGAAATCGGATTACATGGAGGCCAGCAAGCAGAGCGAGGTAGCCCGAAAAGTAGCGGCCTACGGCTTAGTAGAGAGTTCGTCGCCGCCGTTCCGCATTACCGTGCCAGCTGGTGGCCTTGATGAAGCCGAGCTTGACCGCCTGCCGGTACTAACCGCCGACTCGTTGGCTGCCCGCGCCGCGCGCGACTCGGCCGCTACCGATTCGGCAGCCCAGCCAATCACCCCGCCCACCGAAGAAGAGCAACACTAG
- the rsmH gene encoding 16S rRNA (cytosine(1402)-N(4))-methyltransferase RsmH, whose product METPNATYHRPVMLQECLEGLDLQPNGRYVDVTFGGGGHSWAILERLGPEGHLYSFDQDADAERQAQRLLAGPQADRFTFIRANFGELQAELERRGAAPVDGLLADLGVSSYQFDTPERGFSTRFDGPLDMRMNPDEGPTAADVVNEYGEAELHRIFGMYGEVTNARTLAKAVVQSRGGRGIETIADLKKAIASCTPRGKENKYLAQVFQALRIEVNNELTVLEAMLEQAAQVLRPGGRLVVMSYHSLEDRLVKNYLGTGKFFGEVDKDLFGNPQKPFEVLTRKPVTASEEELQLNNRARSAKLRVGVRNDFVIKSKH is encoded by the coding sequence ATGGAAACTCCCAACGCGACCTACCACCGCCCCGTGATGCTGCAAGAGTGCCTCGAAGGGCTCGATCTGCAGCCCAACGGCCGCTACGTCGATGTTACTTTCGGCGGCGGTGGGCACTCTTGGGCTATTCTGGAGCGCCTAGGTCCGGAAGGTCATTTGTACTCCTTCGACCAAGACGCCGACGCCGAGCGGCAAGCGCAACGCCTCCTCGCGGGTCCGCAGGCCGATCGGTTCACGTTCATCCGGGCCAACTTTGGTGAGCTGCAGGCCGAGCTTGAGCGCCGCGGGGCTGCTCCCGTAGATGGGCTACTCGCCGACCTAGGCGTGTCGTCGTATCAGTTCGATACGCCGGAGCGCGGCTTCAGCACCCGTTTCGATGGCCCGCTTGATATGCGCATGAACCCCGACGAAGGCCCCACCGCCGCCGACGTGGTAAACGAATACGGCGAAGCCGAGCTGCACCGCATTTTCGGCATGTACGGCGAGGTAACCAACGCCCGCACCTTGGCCAAAGCCGTGGTACAAAGCCGGGGCGGCCGGGGTATCGAAACCATTGCCGACCTCAAAAAAGCCATTGCCAGCTGCACCCCGCGCGGCAAGGAAAATAAGTATTTGGCGCAGGTATTTCAGGCTTTGCGCATCGAGGTAAACAACGAGCTGACGGTGCTGGAGGCCATGCTGGAGCAAGCCGCCCAAGTGCTGCGGCCGGGCGGGCGCCTAGTCGTCATGTCGTACCATTCGCTCGAAGACCGGCTGGTGAAGAACTACCTAGGCACGGGCAAGTTCTTCGGGGAGGTAGATAAAGACCTTTTCGGCAACCCGCAGAAACCCTTTGAGGTGCTCACGCGCAAACCCGTTACGGCTTCGGAAGAGGAACTGCAGCTGAACAACCGCGCCCGCAGCGCCAAGCTGCGCGTGGGCGTGCGCAATGACTTCGTTATCAAATCTAAGCACTAA
- the mraZ gene encoding division/cell wall cluster transcriptional repressor MraZ: protein MNLLSGEYECKLDPKGRLVLPAKVKANLPEESGNQLVLVRGFEPCLVLYPRSAWRVIHEKVMALDEFNEEYRQFQRNFFRGMTEVELDNIGRFGLPRTMLRYAGIEKEAIIVGLGNRCEIWDPTRYDEYLIKDQQSFSKLAQKFLTNETPPAGGLAA from the coding sequence ATGAACCTGCTCTCCGGCGAATACGAATGCAAGCTCGACCCGAAAGGGCGGCTCGTGTTGCCGGCGAAGGTGAAGGCCAACTTGCCCGAGGAGTCGGGCAACCAATTGGTGCTGGTGCGGGGGTTCGAGCCTTGCTTGGTGTTGTACCCTAGGTCGGCGTGGCGCGTGATTCACGAGAAGGTAATGGCTCTCGACGAGTTCAACGAGGAGTACCGCCAGTTTCAGCGTAACTTCTTCCGGGGCATGACGGAGGTGGAGCTCGACAACATCGGGCGCTTTGGCTTGCCGCGCACCATGCTGCGCTATGCCGGCATCGAGAAGGAAGCCATTATTGTGGGCCTGGGCAACCGCTGCGAAATCTGGGACCCTACCCGCTACGACGAGTACCTGATTAAAGACCAGCAAAGCTTCTCGAAGCTGGCGCAGAAATTCCTTACCAACGAAACGCCGCCGGCGGGCGGTTTGGCCGCATAA
- a CDS encoding TonB-dependent receptor, translated as MLLLGAAPAAFAQSSAAPQPVRGEVTDGASRAALPGAVVRWLGTDQATTTDDKGLFVLPYSTKATSARLVVNALGYRPDTVQAAGYVRVPLKGSAELQEVVITERAPSYSSLTPTNTQVISAQDLTKSACCNLAESFETNASVEVSTTDAASGAKQIQLLGLDGSYSLLTVDNLPALRGLSTPYRLNYLAGPWIESIDIIKGMGSVVNGYESISGQVNVRLKEPDVTDRLLFNAYVNDFGKFDLNLNTSARINPKLSTALLLHADHLGNRIDRNKDGFMDLPLATQYNVMNKWKYKSGKAVVSELGVGALRETRLGGQMGFKQDEVGNPNYGITQETNRYTAYNKTSYTWPSKPYQSLGLLLSGTSHKFNSTFGGSTYGLPFDVVLQEGNLFRPQRQYDGTQRTGLATLLFQSAIGNTSHVYRLGASYLYDDYQEYLRTGPNAAETPAQTRQRELRARTERVPGAFAEYTYQNSRNLTVVAGARADYHNLYGWFLTPRLNVKYDPTTSTVLRLAAGRGYRVANPIAENSGMLVSSRPFSIANNLQSERAWNVGGSLSQYFTVAGRQATFVADYYHTIFQNQVVADPYSLPSMLIIGNLAPGGRSFSRSFQAEVQVEPVKGLHAKAAYKWLDVRTSYGNRLLPRPLTPQHRLFANVGYASAYDKWRADLTAQWYGKRPYAPGLAHQHDAGSAGPVLRYSPRFATLNAQLTRAFKRFDVYAGVENLSNYRQRNPIDAAAQPFGPMFDAAMNWGPIYGRLTYLGMRFRLE; from the coding sequence ATGCTCCTGCTAGGTGCTGCGCCGGCCGCTTTCGCCCAATCATCTGCCGCACCGCAACCGGTACGCGGCGAAGTAACCGACGGCGCCTCGCGCGCCGCACTGCCCGGCGCCGTTGTGCGCTGGCTCGGCACCGACCAGGCCACTACCACCGACGACAAAGGCTTGTTCGTGCTGCCCTACTCTACCAAGGCTACCTCGGCCCGCTTGGTGGTAAATGCCTTAGGCTACCGTCCCGACACGGTTCAGGCGGCCGGCTACGTGCGCGTGCCTCTCAAAGGCAGCGCCGAGTTGCAGGAGGTAGTAATTACGGAGCGTGCTCCTAGCTATTCCTCGCTCACGCCCACCAACACGCAGGTAATCAGTGCGCAAGACCTAACTAAGTCGGCGTGCTGCAACCTGGCCGAAAGTTTCGAGACCAATGCTTCGGTGGAAGTGTCGACGACCGACGCGGCTTCGGGCGCCAAGCAGATTCAGCTGCTGGGCCTCGATGGCTCCTACTCGCTGCTGACGGTGGACAACTTGCCCGCTCTGCGCGGCCTTTCTACCCCGTACCGCCTCAACTACCTAGCCGGCCCTTGGATCGAGAGCATCGACATCATCAAGGGCATGGGCTCGGTGGTGAACGGTTACGAGTCGATTTCGGGGCAAGTGAACGTGCGGCTGAAGGAGCCCGACGTCACGGATCGTCTGCTCTTCAATGCCTACGTCAACGACTTCGGCAAATTCGACCTGAACCTCAACACCTCGGCCCGCATCAACCCCAAGCTGAGCACCGCGCTGCTGCTGCACGCCGACCACCTAGGCAACCGAATCGACCGCAACAAAGACGGTTTTATGGACTTGCCCTTGGCCACGCAGTACAACGTGATGAACAAGTGGAAGTACAAGTCGGGCAAGGCAGTAGTGAGCGAGCTGGGCGTGGGCGCGTTGCGCGAAACCCGCCTAGGTGGCCAAATGGGTTTTAAGCAGGATGAGGTTGGCAACCCCAACTACGGCATCACGCAGGAAACCAACCGCTACACAGCCTACAACAAAACCTCTTATACCTGGCCCAGCAAGCCTTATCAGAGCCTAGGCTTGCTGCTTTCGGGTACCAGCCACAAGTTCAACTCCACGTTTGGGGGCAGCACCTACGGTTTGCCTTTCGATGTGGTGCTGCAAGAGGGCAACCTGTTCCGCCCGCAGCGCCAGTACGATGGCACGCAACGCACCGGATTGGCTACGCTGCTGTTTCAGAGCGCCATTGGCAACACCTCGCACGTGTACCGCCTAGGTGCCAGCTACCTCTACGACGATTACCAGGAGTACCTGCGTACCGGCCCGAACGCGGCCGAAACGCCCGCGCAAACCCGCCAACGCGAACTGCGGGCCCGCACCGAGCGCGTGCCCGGCGCGTTTGCCGAGTACACCTACCAAAACTCGCGCAACCTCACGGTGGTGGCCGGCGCCCGCGCCGATTACCACAACCTGTACGGCTGGTTTCTGACGCCGCGCCTGAACGTAAAATACGACCCCACCACCAGCACCGTGCTGCGCTTGGCCGCCGGCCGCGGCTACCGCGTGGCCAACCCCATTGCCGAAAACTCGGGCATGCTCGTAAGCAGCCGCCCCTTCAGCATTGCCAACAACCTGCAGTCCGAGCGGGCCTGGAACGTAGGCGGCTCGTTGTCGCAGTACTTCACGGTGGCTGGGCGGCAGGCAACGTTTGTGGCCGACTACTACCACACCATTTTTCAGAACCAGGTAGTGGCCGACCCGTACTCGCTGCCTTCGATGCTCATCATCGGCAACCTAGCGCCAGGCGGCCGCTCGTTCTCGCGCAGCTTTCAGGCCGAGGTGCAGGTAGAGCCCGTGAAAGGACTACACGCCAAGGCGGCTTACAAGTGGCTCGATGTGCGAACCAGCTACGGCAACCGCTTGCTACCCCGGCCGCTTACGCCGCAGCACCGCTTGTTTGCCAACGTGGGCTACGCCAGCGCTTACGACAAGTGGCGCGCCGACCTTACGGCCCAATGGTACGGCAAGCGCCCCTACGCCCCCGGCCTGGCCCACCAACACGACGCCGGCAGCGCCGGTCCGGTGTTGCGCTACTCGCCGCGCTTCGCTACCCTGAACGCGCAGCTCACCCGTGCCTTTAAGCGCTTCGATGTGTACGCCGGCGTCGAGAACCTCAGCAATTACCGCCAGCGCAACCCCATTGATGCGGCCGCACAGCCTTTCGGCCCCATGTTTGATGCTGCTATGAACTGGGGCCCCATCTATGGGCGTTTAACTTACCTAGGCATGCGCTTCCGCCTGGAATAG
- a CDS encoding heavy-metal-associated domain-containing protein, with protein sequence MKTFRALSFGLLAFVGTQFSQAQDTKPKAKQKAGTEQVTIKTSAVCDMCKARLEKSLAYEKGVQAAVLNVPTQMLTVTYRTDKTNADALRSAVVATGYDADTKTANAKAYERLPECCKKTNAVHSAN encoded by the coding sequence ATGAAAACCTTCCGCGCACTTTCCTTTGGCCTCTTAGCCTTTGTTGGCACCCAGTTTTCGCAAGCGCAGGATACCAAGCCCAAGGCCAAGCAAAAGGCCGGCACCGAGCAGGTAACCATCAAAACTTCGGCCGTGTGCGACATGTGCAAAGCCCGCCTCGAAAAATCATTGGCCTACGAAAAAGGCGTGCAGGCTGCCGTGCTAAACGTGCCCACCCAAATGCTGACGGTTACCTATCGCACCGATAAAACCAACGCCGACGCACTGCGCTCGGCCGTAGTGGCCACCGGCTACGATGCCGATACGAAAACCGCCAACGCCAAGGCCTACGAGCGCCTGCCCGAGTGCTGCAAAAAAACCAACGCTGTGCACTCTGCCAATTAA
- a CDS encoding LytR/AlgR family response regulator transcription factor — protein sequence MKISCLLLDDDPLVLDLLQAYAAMTDVLEVKAAFADPLEAHRYLLDHQVQVLFSDVTMPHLSGLDLVRSLREPPLVVLMTSYPQYAMEGFNLDVCDFLLKPISLDRFLKAVNKIAGLLRTVQVPAAVESGDALSGWGSFFIRTDAQFVRLHYREVLYIEALKDFTKINTTDGRTHLTLVNLKNIEEQLPPGMFVRTHRSYLVNSARIEAVSNQEVRVGGHALPLGQTYRDKVTERIVNRALIRRTH from the coding sequence ATGAAGATTTCCTGCTTGCTTCTCGACGACGACCCGCTGGTGTTGGATTTGCTACAAGCTTATGCTGCCATGACGGACGTGTTGGAGGTGAAAGCAGCATTTGCCGACCCGCTCGAAGCTCACCGGTATTTGCTTGACCACCAGGTGCAAGTGCTGTTTTCCGACGTAACGATGCCGCACCTGTCGGGCCTCGATTTGGTGCGCTCCTTGCGCGAGCCGCCGCTGGTGGTGCTCATGACATCGTACCCGCAGTACGCCATGGAGGGCTTCAACCTCGATGTGTGCGACTTTCTGCTGAAGCCAATTTCGCTCGACCGTTTTCTAAAAGCCGTAAACAAGATTGCCGGCTTGCTGCGCACCGTCCAGGTGCCGGCCGCCGTCGAGTCGGGCGATGCGCTGTCGGGTTGGGGGTCGTTTTTCATTCGCACCGATGCGCAGTTCGTGCGCTTGCACTACCGCGAGGTGCTCTACATTGAGGCGCTAAAGGACTTCACCAAAATCAACACCACCGACGGCCGCACGCACCTCACGCTCGTCAACCTGAAGAACATTGAGGAGCAATTGCCGCCCGGCATGTTCGTGCGCACGCACCGCTCCTACCTCGTCAATTCGGCGCGCATCGAGGCGGTTAGCAACCAAGAAGTACGTGTGGGCGGCCACGCCTTGCCCCTGGGCCAAACCTACCGCGACAAGGTTACGGAGCGCATCGTAAACCGCGCCCTCATCCGACGCACGCACTAG
- a CDS encoding fatty acid desaturase has protein sequence MTQLQAQPFAVPATYRRVRPKPLGSKGVVVALLILAAWAALLAFLLAFYQPNWRTPWPYLLALVQTHLYTGLFITAHDAMHGVVSTNRRLNNALGTVAALLFAYNWFPRLLPRHHAHHRHVATPDDPDFHDGQHPSFGLWLLRFARNYITLWQVLLMAATFNVLKLFFPVANVIAFWMLPAVLATVQLFYFGTYLPHRGEHAPDNVHKSRSQLPHHVWAFVSCYFFGYHYEHHDQPYLPWWRLWRTKHAEVPLRPGPAGT, from the coding sequence ATGACCCAGCTTCAGGCACAACCTTTCGCAGTGCCCGCCACGTACCGGCGCGTTCGGCCCAAGCCGCTGGGCTCCAAGGGCGTGGTGGTAGCGTTGCTGATTTTGGCGGCGTGGGCTGCGCTGCTAGCGTTTTTGCTGGCTTTTTACCAGCCCAACTGGCGCACGCCGTGGCCGTACTTGCTGGCCTTGGTGCAAACGCACCTTTACACCGGCCTGTTCATTACCGCGCACGATGCCATGCACGGCGTGGTAAGCACCAACCGACGTCTTAACAATGCCCTAGGCACGGTGGCGGCGCTGCTGTTTGCTTACAACTGGTTTCCGCGGCTGCTGCCGCGCCACCACGCGCACCACCGTCACGTAGCCACCCCCGACGACCCCGATTTTCACGACGGCCAGCACCCCAGCTTTGGGCTGTGGCTGCTGCGCTTTGCCCGCAACTACATCACGCTGTGGCAGGTGCTGCTGATGGCCGCCACGTTTAATGTGCTGAAGCTGTTCTTCCCGGTGGCCAACGTTATTGCCTTCTGGATGCTGCCGGCGGTGCTGGCCACGGTGCAGCTGTTTTACTTTGGTACGTACTTGCCCCACCGCGGCGAGCACGCCCCCGACAACGTGCACAAATCGCGCAGCCAACTGCCGCACCACGTGTGGGCGTTTGTGAGCTGCTACTTTTTTGGCTACCACTACGAGCACCACGACCAACCGTACCTGCCGTGGTGGCGGCTGTGGCGCACCAAGCACGCCGAGGTGCCGCTGCGCCCAGGGCCTGCCGGCACCTAG
- a CDS encoding 4-hydroxy-3-methylbut-2-enyl diphosphate reductase codes for MPLNLSVRIDPNSGFCFGVIYAIQMAEDILDEQGYLYCLGDIVHNDEEVERLEKRGLRIIDYDILEALRDEKVLIRAHGEPPSTYQTALQNNLTLIDASCPVVLKLQNRIKSSYDRKERIFIYGKHGHAEVRGLLGQTRGDAVVFENLDELLRHELPSNITLYSQTTKSTDSFYRIKGELEGRGYHVAANDTICRQVSNRDQELRRFAAEYDQIVFVSGTKSSNGKVLYQVCKNTNDNTHFISKVEELQTAWFEPGQTVGICGATSTPMWLMEDVRDALLRL; via the coding sequence ATGCCGCTCAACCTAAGTGTACGCATCGACCCGAACTCCGGCTTCTGCTTTGGGGTAATCTACGCCATCCAAATGGCCGAAGACATCCTCGACGAGCAGGGCTACCTGTATTGCCTTGGCGACATTGTGCACAACGATGAAGAAGTGGAGCGCCTCGAAAAGCGGGGCCTGCGCATCATCGATTACGACATTCTGGAAGCCCTGCGCGACGAGAAGGTGCTGATTCGGGCCCACGGCGAACCGCCCAGCACTTACCAAACAGCGCTGCAAAACAACCTCACCCTCATCGACGCCTCGTGCCCGGTGGTGCTGAAGTTGCAAAACCGCATCAAGAGCAGCTACGACCGCAAAGAGCGCATTTTTATTTACGGCAAGCACGGCCATGCCGAGGTGCGCGGCCTGCTGGGCCAAACCCGCGGCGACGCCGTGGTGTTCGAGAACCTCGACGAACTGCTGCGGCACGAGTTGCCGTCCAACATCACGCTCTACAGCCAAACCACCAAAAGTACCGACAGCTTCTACCGCATTAAGGGCGAGCTGGAGGGGCGGGGCTACCACGTGGCCGCCAACGATACCATTTGCCGCCAGGTGTCGAACCGCGACCAGGAGCTGCGCCGCTTTGCCGCCGAGTACGACCAAATCGTGTTCGTGTCGGGTACCAAAAGCTCCAACGGCAAAGTACTGTACCAGGTGTGCAAAAACACCAACGACAACACGCACTTCATATCCAAGGTAGAGGAGCTGCAAACTGCGTGGTTTGAGCCCGGACAGACCGTTGGCATTTGCGGCGCCACCAGCACGCCCATGTGGCTGATGGAAGATGTGCGCGATGCCCTGTTGCGGCTCTGA
- a CDS encoding phytoene/squalene synthase family protein, giving the protein MATAQPAVSPPSVADHVALFDRASLACSKLITQRYSTSFTLGIRSLDARFHEAIYAVYGFVRWADEIVDTFHDRDKAALLREFRAETHRAIDEQFSMNPVLHAFQLAVHRYGIDREFIDAFLHSMAMDLEDICYNDQLYNEYIYGSAEVVGLMCLRVFCEGDEAQFEQLRHPACRLGAAFQKINFLRDLRSDYEDRGRVYFPDVCYEQFDDACKRRIEADIKADFDAGYAGIVQLPRSARLGVYLAYVYYLKLFATIRELPAQRILAGRVRVPDNTKLLLLVGSYFRYRLRAI; this is encoded by the coding sequence ATGGCCACAGCTCAACCCGCCGTTTCGCCGCCGTCCGTTGCGGACCACGTGGCCCTTTTCGACCGGGCCAGCCTGGCGTGTAGCAAGCTCATCACCCAGCGCTACAGCACCTCCTTTACGCTGGGCATCCGCAGCCTCGATGCGCGTTTTCACGAGGCCATTTACGCCGTGTACGGCTTTGTGCGCTGGGCCGATGAAATAGTGGACACCTTCCACGACCGCGACAAGGCTGCCTTGCTGCGCGAGTTTCGCGCCGAAACCCACCGCGCCATCGACGAGCAGTTCAGCATGAATCCTGTGCTGCACGCCTTTCAGCTGGCCGTGCACCGCTACGGCATCGACCGCGAGTTCATCGATGCGTTTCTGCACAGCATGGCCATGGACCTCGAGGACATTTGCTACAACGACCAGCTCTACAACGAGTACATCTACGGCTCAGCCGAGGTGGTGGGCCTGATGTGTTTGCGCGTGTTTTGCGAAGGCGACGAGGCCCAGTTTGAGCAGCTGCGCCACCCAGCCTGTCGGTTGGGAGCGGCGTTCCAAAAAATCAACTTCCTGCGCGATTTGCGCTCCGATTACGAAGACCGTGGCCGGGTGTATTTTCCGGACGTGTGCTACGAGCAGTTCGACGACGCCTGCAAGCGGCGCATCGAGGCCGACATCAAAGCCGATTTCGATGCGGGCTACGCGGGCATTGTGCAGCTGCCGCGCTCAGCCCGCCTGGGCGTGTACTTGGCCTACGTGTACTACCTCAAGCTGTTTGCCACCATCCGGGAGCTGCCGGCTCAGCGCATTTTGGCCGGCCGCGTGCGCGTGCCCGACAACACGAAACTTCTGCTGCTTGTAGGGTCGTATTTCCGGTACCGCCTGCGGGCCATTTAA